The Ignatzschineria rhizosphaerae genome contains a region encoding:
- a CDS encoding YehR family lipoprotein, with protein MNKIVKFGLGLFFAVAVAACGDDKTSVAVEQDVATYELNQPGVSIEMTLYGENDKVVKQTTNSTIEYSAIGAADAEQAKKILGELTNNTDYGALEGVTYSMEYGDTSAQESIIVDLTKADLKKLAELPGSAFDGDPSQGISFKATGTLLEQSGFTKVK; from the coding sequence ATGAATAAAATCGTAAAATTTGGTTTAGGGCTTTTCTTTGCAGTAGCCGTTGCAGCGTGTGGTGATGATAAAACATCCGTCGCTGTAGAACAAGACGTCGCTACTTATGAACTTAACCAACCGGGCGTTTCTATCGAAATGACGCTTTATGGTGAGAATGATAAAGTCGTTAAACAAACAACTAACAGCACTATCGAATACTCAGCAATCGGCGCAGCTGATGCAGAGCAAGCGAAGAAAATCCTTGGTGAGCTTACTAACAACACAGATTATGGCGCACTTGAAGGAGTAACTTACTCTATGGAATATGGTGATACTTCAGCACAAGAGAGCATCATTGTTGATCTTACTAAAGCAGATCTTAAAAAATTAGCAGAACTTCCAGGTTCAGCATTTGATGGTGATCCTTCACAAGGTATTAGCTTTAAAGCAACAGGAACTCTTCTTGAGCAATCAGGCTTTACAAAAGTAAAATAA
- the mnmC gene encoding FAD-dependent 5-carboxymethylaminomethyl-2-thiouridine(34) oxidoreductase MnmC: MKDETPSWLQNPKITLNHLSYQRILVDYDVAVVGAGIAGAAAAFKFAEAGLKVVVLEKEKLPAKAGSGNLQGMLYLKLSPSLTCQNDLLISGFATTIALLKCLTARGLLKKGEDWDDCGLIQLSKSEKKKDKQAALGEIYSKELLYFVDQAAASKIAGAELSSGGLFFPQSGWVSPQSLVQALLSHPNIVFKGESPVSKVEAAHLSPSAPLWEITTPNRKVCAKVVILAMADRVTELYQCQDIPFTVVRGQTTTAVGDCGLSVVVSGEGYIAPAKMFNGVMKSTFGATFHRHQPAGDPTDSEHIENIEMLEASSSEVIARLGLTDRDKSANFQSLAGRAATRASAMGSIPIVGPIANRSLFLQRFEAIRLDAKAIPNAEVPWELGLYLTTAHGSRGMITASIAAEILYDYICGDVDTTKMQDLRYPQAILSALHPNRFYYRELRFNQ, translated from the coding sequence ATGAAAGATGAGACGCCTTCTTGGTTGCAAAATCCTAAAATCACATTAAATCATCTAAGCTATCAGCGCATTTTGGTAGATTATGATGTGGCTGTTGTTGGTGCCGGTATTGCCGGGGCAGCTGCTGCTTTTAAATTTGCAGAAGCGGGATTAAAGGTGGTTGTTTTAGAAAAGGAAAAGCTGCCTGCAAAGGCTGGTTCTGGCAATCTACAGGGAATGCTCTACTTAAAACTATCACCGAGCTTAACTTGTCAAAATGATCTTTTAATTTCAGGTTTTGCGACAACCATTGCATTATTAAAGTGTTTAACAGCACGCGGCTTACTTAAAAAAGGAGAGGATTGGGATGATTGCGGTTTAATCCAACTCTCAAAATCAGAGAAGAAAAAAGATAAGCAAGCTGCATTAGGGGAGATTTATTCTAAAGAATTACTCTATTTTGTGGATCAAGCAGCGGCGAGTAAGATTGCCGGTGCAGAGTTAAGCTCAGGGGGATTATTTTTTCCACAATCAGGATGGGTTTCTCCTCAATCGCTAGTGCAAGCCTTATTAAGTCATCCTAATATTGTTTTTAAGGGAGAATCACCAGTTTCAAAAGTTGAAGCAGCACATCTCTCACCATCAGCGCCGCTTTGGGAAATTACGACCCCTAATAGGAAGGTTTGTGCGAAAGTGGTCATTTTAGCAATGGCAGATCGAGTGACAGAGCTGTATCAATGCCAAGATATTCCTTTTACTGTGGTAAGAGGACAAACAACAACCGCAGTTGGAGATTGTGGATTATCAGTTGTTGTGAGTGGTGAGGGCTATATTGCGCCGGCAAAAATGTTTAATGGTGTTATGAAGAGTACCTTTGGTGCAACTTTTCATCGGCATCAACCGGCAGGTGACCCTACAGATTCTGAGCATATAGAAAATATAGAGATGCTTGAAGCAAGCTCTTCAGAGGTCATTGCCCGTTTAGGATTAACTGATCGAGATAAAAGTGCTAACTTTCAATCATTAGCAGGAAGAGCCGCAACAAGAGCAAGCGCGATGGGATCGATTCCAATTGTAGGGCCTATTGCTAATAGATCCCTATTTTTACAACGATTTGAGGCGATAAGATTAGATGCAAAAGCCATTCCTAATGCAGAGGTTCCTTGGGAGCTAGGGTTATATTTAACAACAGCACACGGTTCAAGAGGGATGATTACCGCCTCTATTGCTGCCGAGATTCTCTATGACTATATATGTGGTGATGTTGATACTACAAAAATGCAGGATTTAAGATATCCGCAAGCGATTTTATCAGCCCTGCATCCTAACCGTTTTTATTATCGTGAGCTGCGTTTTAACCAATAA
- a CDS encoding ABC transporter permease, which yields MFKVTLKIFLYEISNIFNVQALLSILISGSVLYFFYYPVPYNNEEVRDAPAVVIDQDNSVMSKALMRKLDATDSINIVAQVATMDEAEHLMRNREIYGIFWIPFNFEEDALSGRSAAISYYGDASYVIIYSKITAAVQSVVQALSQEIGAERQISMGVDPAIATGNSAPITPIIVPLYNPQNGYATYVIPPVYVLIVYQCLFLALVISLILGRRSDFDKALVQDARVSPLTVAYCVLIGKWLAYLLVSMTIFVAYMGLTPIFYQLPFHGSIPDLLFFSLIFLSGTIFVGIFVGQFFRKFDSVFLIIMPSSMFLFFLSGMSWPKEMVPEFLHLLTYLLPIFPGITSMITLNQMDGTWVNIRPELIQLIVLMGVYSLLALAGLYRYYRHLQDDVVVQSKAQSRETIKPSEE from the coding sequence GTGTTTAAAGTAACCTTAAAAATATTTCTTTATGAAATTAGTAATATATTTAATGTTCAAGCGCTCTTAAGTATCTTGATCTCAGGCTCAGTTCTCTATTTTTTCTATTATCCCGTTCCTTATAATAATGAAGAGGTGCGAGATGCACCGGCAGTTGTCATCGATCAAGATAATTCGGTGATGAGTAAAGCATTAATGCGAAAACTAGATGCGACAGATAGTATTAATATCGTGGCGCAAGTTGCGACAATGGATGAAGCTGAGCATCTAATGCGTAATCGAGAGATCTATGGCATCTTTTGGATACCTTTTAACTTTGAGGAAGATGCATTAAGCGGACGCTCTGCGGCAATCTCCTATTATGGGGATGCCAGTTATGTCATTATTTATAGTAAAATTACGGCAGCTGTTCAAAGCGTTGTTCAAGCATTAAGTCAGGAAATCGGCGCAGAAAGACAGATATCAATGGGTGTTGATCCTGCTATTGCAACAGGGAATAGTGCGCCAATTACACCGATTATTGTTCCGCTTTATAATCCTCAAAATGGCTATGCAACTTATGTGATTCCTCCTGTTTATGTCTTAATTGTGTATCAGTGTCTTTTCTTGGCATTGGTGATTTCACTAATTTTAGGAAGACGTTCAGACTTTGATAAAGCGTTAGTTCAAGATGCAAGGGTTTCGCCACTTACTGTTGCGTATTGTGTCTTGATAGGGAAATGGTTAGCTTATTTATTGGTGAGTATGACAATTTTTGTTGCCTATATGGGATTAACACCAATCTTTTACCAGTTACCATTTCATGGATCTATCCCTGATCTTTTATTCTTTAGTCTGATCTTTTTATCAGGAACAATTTTTGTAGGAATTTTTGTAGGACAATTTTTCCGTAAATTTGATTCGGTCTTTTTAATTATTATGCCATCGAGTATGTTCCTATTTTTCTTATCAGGAATGAGTTGGCCAAAAGAGATGGTGCCGGAGTTTCTACATCTATTAACGTATCTATTGCCAATTTTCCCTGGGATCACGAGTATGATTACGTTAAATCAGATGGATGGCACTTGGGTGAATATCCGCCCTGAGTTGATACAGTTAATTGTCTTGATGGGGGTTTATAGCCTTTTAGCCTTAGCGGGTTTATATCGTTATTATCGTCATCTTCAAGATGATGTTGTCGTGCAAAGTAAGGCGCAATCAAGAGAGACGATAAAGCCTAGTGAAGAATAA
- the rpsO gene encoding 30S ribosomal protein S15: MLTVEKKAEIVKDFGRGANDTGSPEVQVALLTFNINALQAHFAENKKDHHSRRGLLQMVNKRRKLLTYLRSVDLDRYQDLIDRLSLRR, from the coding sequence TGAGAAAAAAGCAGAAATCGTTAAAGATTTTGGTCGTGGCGCTAACGACACAGGTTCACCAGAAGTGCAAGTTGCACTTTTAACTTTCAACATCAATGCGCTTCAAGCACATTTTGCTGAAAACAAAAAAGATCACCACTCACGTCGCGGTCTTTTACAAATGGTTAACAAACGTCGTAAGTTACTTACGTACTTAAGATCAGTAGATTTAGATCGTTACCAAGATCTTATCGATCGTTTATCATTACGTCGTTAA
- a CDS encoding LysR family transcriptional regulator, which translates to MNTRHLEAFYAVMVCGSISRAADMLHISQPAVSKTLKHAEMRLGYLLFERTRGRLVPTKEALLLYDKAQSVYQELNDFQLMAENLAEKPQGTLAFGCLPSLGLSLVPEVTKLFLAQYPQAKIDVSTYHTDELLLLLNRYQLDFAISFKPIKEQGISSISLAKIPLVYLDAAPQIKSGAVSLDKIDEKRWINPGADSLSMMIHQYRTFKTTQLNVHTYYMAAEFVKRGAGCTISDLFSAAEVLPFSMIYPLKEPMVLDLCILYQSERPLRKISQDYQKLVQKYLNKKLKEYNQRLYQAN; encoded by the coding sequence ATGAATACTCGTCATCTAGAAGCTTTTTATGCTGTGATGGTTTGTGGCTCTATTTCAAGAGCGGCTGATATGCTGCATATTTCTCAGCCGGCGGTGAGTAAAACCTTAAAGCATGCTGAGATGCGCTTAGGTTATCTTCTTTTTGAGCGAACAAGAGGGAGATTAGTGCCGACTAAAGAGGCTTTATTGCTATATGATAAAGCGCAAAGTGTTTATCAAGAGCTCAATGATTTTCAGTTGATGGCTGAAAACTTGGCTGAAAAACCGCAAGGCACTTTAGCTTTTGGTTGTCTACCAAGTCTTGGATTAAGTTTGGTTCCCGAGGTGACGAAGCTCTTTTTAGCACAATACCCGCAGGCGAAAATCGATGTTAGTACCTACCACACAGATGAGTTATTGTTACTGTTAAATCGTTATCAACTCGATTTTGCGATTAGTTTTAAACCGATTAAAGAGCAGGGAATTAGCTCTATCTCTTTAGCGAAAATCCCTCTTGTCTATTTAGATGCAGCGCCCCAAATAAAATCTGGGGCAGTAAGTCTAGATAAAATTGATGAGAAAAGATGGATTAACCCAGGTGCTGATTCTCTATCGATGATGATTCACCAATATCGAACCTTTAAGACAACACAGCTCAATGTCCATACCTATTATATGGCAGCTGAGTTTGTGAAAAGAGGGGCTGGTTGCACGATTAGTGATCTCTTCTCTGCCGCAGAAGTACTGCCCTTTTCAATGATTTATCCCTTAAAAGAGCCGATGGTTTTAGATCTTTGTATCCTCTATCAGTCAGAAAGACCACTTCGCAAAATATCTCAAGATTATCAAAAGCTTGTACAGAAATATTTGAATAAAAAACTTAAAGAGTATAACCAAAGGTTATATCAAGCTAACTAA
- a CDS encoding DUF2798 domain-containing protein — translation MLERYKFHPRMLHILVPFFLSLSMSCIVSCVSTLMNVGFSGFIFSTWCATWMFSWAVAFPSVLILLPIVRRFAKIFVRSTP, via the coding sequence ATGTTAGAGCGTTATAAGTTTCATCCAAGGATGTTACATATTCTTGTCCCCTTTTTTCTCTCTCTTAGTATGTCTTGCATTGTCTCATGCGTTAGTACTTTGATGAATGTTGGATTCTCAGGATTTATCTTCTCAACTTGGTGCGCAACATGGATGTTTTCTTGGGCAGTTGCTTTCCCATCGGTCCTAATACTTCTACCGATTGTTCGCCGTTTTGCTAAAATTTTTGTTCGTAGCACGCCTTAA
- a CDS encoding RidA family protein, which yields MIKRDFTGNRLANYVSYNGVVYLSGQVPTTVEEDIVLQTQEVLAKVDALLEKAGSCKENLLSAQIWLKDMAGDFTKFNEIWEAWIGDNEPPARAAVEANMARPYVLVEVMVTAAVKF from the coding sequence ATGATCAAAAGAGATTTTACCGGCAATCGTTTAGCAAATTATGTGTCTTATAATGGGGTTGTTTATCTTTCTGGGCAAGTGCCAACAACGGTGGAGGAAGATATCGTATTACAAACCCAAGAGGTGTTAGCTAAAGTAGATGCGTTATTAGAAAAGGCCGGAAGTTGCAAAGAGAACTTGTTGTCAGCACAGATCTGGCTTAAAGATATGGCAGGAGACTTTACAAAATTTAACGAGATCTGGGAAGCTTGGATTGGAGATAATGAGCCACCAGCAAGAGCTGCTGTCGAAGCGAATATGGCAAGACCTTATGTGCTTGTCGAAGTGATGGTAACAGCGGCTGTGAAGTTCTAA
- a CDS encoding FAD-dependent oxidoreductase, which produces MAKYITVVGGGIIGLSTALALILKGAYVTLIDAEETVGQGASFANGGQLSYRYVSPLADKGVVWQGLKWMGRVDSPLNLRIEPSLLQWQWLLRFLTACNARKNQENTHNILRLSLLSQKTLDFWRKSVLTKNFHWQQSGKMIIHRHQRDFLNAASKIDPEFQECLTAEEACRLEPSLLSIKNQLTGAIYAPGDETADAYLCCLAILSYLKAHERFSLRMNCQVDRLISEAGKIKALETSQGQIPVEHLVIAAGNGCRKLLTPLKINLPIYPLKGYSLTIPFPKESGIVPEMSVTDFAHKTVYAKLGEQLRVAAMVDIGYSNSKNRDVRPKRITALKKNMMQTFPKLKGLKDAIEWSGLRPSTPEGPPILGRTPIKNLWLNVGHGSLGFTLAAGSAEVIADLITDHRSVINLEGLTQY; this is translated from the coding sequence ATGGCAAAATATATCACTGTTGTAGGTGGAGGAATAATTGGCCTATCGACAGCATTAGCACTGATTTTAAAAGGTGCATATGTAACGCTCATAGATGCTGAAGAGACCGTTGGACAAGGCGCAAGCTTTGCAAACGGAGGTCAACTAAGTTATCGGTATGTATCACCTCTTGCAGACAAAGGCGTTGTTTGGCAGGGGTTAAAATGGATGGGGAGAGTCGATTCCCCACTCAACTTACGGATAGAGCCGTCACTTCTCCAGTGGCAGTGGCTCTTACGTTTCCTAACGGCGTGCAATGCGCGGAAAAATCAAGAAAACACACATAATATATTAAGACTTTCACTCCTAAGCCAGAAGACATTAGACTTCTGGCGAAAGTCAGTTTTAACGAAAAATTTTCATTGGCAGCAATCAGGAAAGATGATTATTCATCGCCATCAACGCGATTTTTTAAATGCCGCATCTAAAATAGATCCTGAATTTCAAGAGTGCTTAACGGCGGAAGAGGCTTGTCGGCTAGAACCTTCTCTTTTATCCATAAAGAATCAATTAACAGGGGCTATTTATGCACCCGGTGATGAAACTGCAGATGCATACCTCTGTTGTTTAGCGATTTTATCGTATCTGAAAGCGCATGAACGATTCTCTCTTCGCATGAATTGTCAGGTTGATAGATTAATCTCAGAAGCGGGTAAAATTAAGGCATTAGAAACCAGTCAAGGGCAAATTCCTGTAGAGCATTTAGTGATCGCTGCAGGAAATGGTTGCCGTAAATTATTAACGCCCTTAAAGATCAATTTACCTATTTATCCTTTAAAAGGTTATAGCTTAACGATTCCTTTTCCAAAAGAGTCAGGAATCGTTCCTGAAATGTCTGTGACAGATTTTGCTCATAAAACGGTGTATGCCAAATTAGGAGAGCAGTTACGAGTTGCGGCAATGGTAGATATTGGCTATAGCAACTCTAAAAACAGGGATGTTAGACCTAAACGCATTACCGCATTGAAGAAAAATATGATGCAGACATTCCCGAAGTTAAAAGGGTTAAAAGATGCGATTGAGTGGAGTGGCTTGCGCCCATCAACGCCAGAAGGCCCCCCTATTTTAGGAAGAACACCTATTAAGAATCTCTGGTTAAATGTGGGGCATGGTAGTTTAGGGTTTACTTTAGCCGCAGGTAGTGCAGAGGTGATAGCAGATCTAATCACAGATCATCGTTCTGTAATTAACTTAGAAGGCTTAACGCAATATTAG
- a CDS encoding HlyD family secretion protein, producing MQNIKKTVAIIIGIIILLVGTLVYISRHKPELVIQGEVAANRVDISVRVQGRATVLTADIGDKVQKGDLLLQLESPALETQLATSEAQYKVAIANRDVTYSTRPETIEAMRAQYEKAEADLLLAKSNLDRMEGAAPRGGVSQQNLDVARNSFSSAMEAAAGAKANYELAVSGSSSEQKKLADAQVDQALAALNQVKSDYAALTVKAPSNGQVTVRVAEVGQLYNPGTPLYSIVDMDNLWLTFNIREDYLNYAAVGDIFSIYVPALKAHVDVKIQAINPLGQFANWHATKATGDFDLRTFEVRAKPIKEDAGLLPGMSVIADWKSRRHSE from the coding sequence ATGCAAAATATTAAAAAAACCGTCGCGATTATTATCGGCATTATTATTTTATTGGTAGGGACCTTAGTCTATATTTCACGCCATAAGCCCGAGCTTGTGATTCAAGGAGAAGTTGCGGCAAATAGAGTGGATATTTCTGTGCGCGTTCAGGGCCGAGCAACGGTATTAACTGCCGATATTGGTGATAAGGTTCAAAAAGGGGATCTATTATTACAACTTGAAAGCCCAGCATTAGAAACACAGTTAGCAACTTCTGAGGCGCAATATAAAGTCGCAATTGCCAATCGTGACGTGACTTATAGTACTCGTCCGGAAACGATCGAGGCCATGCGAGCGCAATATGAAAAGGCTGAAGCAGATCTTCTTTTAGCAAAAAGTAATTTAGATAGAATGGAAGGCGCTGCGCCTCGAGGCGGCGTTTCTCAACAAAACTTAGATGTGGCACGTAACTCTTTTTCATCAGCGATGGAAGCCGCTGCTGGCGCTAAAGCAAATTATGAGCTAGCAGTAAGCGGTAGTAGTAGTGAACAGAAAAAACTGGCAGATGCACAAGTTGATCAAGCATTAGCGGCGTTAAACCAAGTTAAATCAGATTATGCAGCTCTTACAGTGAAAGCTCCATCAAACGGACAGGTTACTGTTCGTGTGGCAGAAGTTGGGCAACTTTATAATCCAGGGACACCGCTTTACTCTATTGTGGACATGGATAATTTATGGCTAACCTTTAATATCCGAGAAGATTACCTCAATTATGCGGCTGTAGGGGATATCTTCTCCATTTATGTGCCAGCACTTAAAGCGCATGTAGATGTAAAAATTCAGGCAATTAACCCTCTTGGGCAGTTTGCAAACTGGCATGCGACAAAAGCGACAGGAGACTTTGATTTAAGAACCTTTGAAGTGAGAGCGAAGCCTATTAAAGAGGATGCTGGTTTATTACCGGGCATGAGTGTCATTGCAGATTGGAAATCTCGTCGCCATAGTGAATAA
- a CDS encoding ABC transporter permease, giving the protein MSNRVTEATVKQHYFSLLFREMRVLRREKALFFALFCYPLLVVIFYSALLSQGSILQVPISIVDLDRSVASRALIQKIAATPEIEIAKRDNSLHDAKQSMLSGEVYGILLIPNDYEKHLLGNLSPEVTAFYNNQYMSVGSTLQRGFTQTLLAVVSGYQEETMLAQGYARAIAQEQLSPIKLETHTVFNPTLNYNYTLTNGIVPTLLQILIMMTMVYTVIRDKYKSGGIAVPLAMANGDYVRYLVNKILPYFLWFMLVHLVLDAILILFYDLPVRGSLTILYVGTALFIITAQLWAMIFALWLPEKVLNYGAASSFSSPAFGFIGLFFPRIAMSWYAIAWGAVLPITWYVEIRLDQTIRGHELPYNLEPLLWLILIGLVTYILVILRIYLLKKGAKRV; this is encoded by the coding sequence ATGAGTAACCGTGTCACTGAAGCAACAGTCAAGCAGCATTATTTCTCACTATTATTTCGTGAGATGCGAGTGCTTAGGCGTGAAAAAGCACTCTTTTTTGCACTCTTTTGCTATCCCTTATTAGTGGTCATTTTTTATAGTGCGTTATTGTCGCAAGGTTCGATCTTACAGGTCCCGATCTCAATTGTGGATTTAGATCGTTCAGTGGCTTCAAGAGCACTTATTCAGAAGATTGCGGCAACACCAGAGATTGAAATCGCTAAGCGAGATAACTCACTACATGATGCTAAGCAATCAATGTTATCTGGTGAAGTCTACGGTATTTTATTAATTCCTAATGACTATGAGAAGCACTTACTTGGGAATTTATCGCCTGAGGTAACCGCCTTTTATAATAATCAATATATGTCGGTAGGAAGTACCTTGCAACGAGGCTTTACGCAAACGTTACTAGCAGTAGTTTCTGGGTATCAAGAAGAGACGATGTTAGCGCAAGGCTATGCAAGAGCTATTGCGCAAGAGCAGCTTTCCCCCATAAAGCTTGAAACGCATACCGTGTTTAACCCCACTTTAAATTATAACTACACTTTAACAAATGGAATTGTCCCAACACTCTTACAGATTTTAATTATGATGACGATGGTTTATACCGTCATTCGGGACAAATATAAGTCTGGAGGAATCGCCGTGCCTCTTGCGATGGCAAATGGGGATTATGTCCGTTATTTAGTGAATAAGATCTTGCCATATTTCCTCTGGTTTATGTTGGTTCATTTAGTGTTAGATGCGATTTTAATTTTATTTTATGATCTTCCAGTTCGGGGCTCTTTAACCATTTTATATGTCGGTACTGCACTCTTTATCATAACCGCTCAGCTTTGGGCGATGATTTTTGCCTTATGGTTGCCAGAGAAAGTATTAAATTATGGGGCAGCAAGTAGCTTCTCATCGCCGGCATTTGGATTTATTGGATTGTTTTTCCCTAGAATTGCTATGTCTTGGTATGCCATTGCTTGGGGCGCTGTATTGCCAATTACATGGTATGTTGAGATTCGTTTAGATCAGACGATTAGAGGTCATGAGTTACCTTATAATCTTGAGCCTTTACTATGGCTTATTTTAATTGGGCTTGTAACTTATATTTTGGTGATATTACGCATATATCTCTTAAAGAAGGGGGCAAAGCGTGTTTAA
- the pnp gene encoding polyribonucleotide nucleotidyltransferase: MKLEPIVQEFIYGGRKVTIETAEIARQATAAVMVDIEGTTVFVSVVASKNADPSRDFFPLTVDYQEKTYAAGKIPGGFFRREGRPSELEILTSRLIDRPVRPLFHESFTNEVQIVATVVSINPEVSADIVALIGASAALSIANLPFNGPLGAARVGYKDGQYIINPTKTELETSDLDLVVAGTEGAVLMVESEANLLSEDVMLGAVMFGHSEFQVVINNIKELAAKVGNEAFPFEAPEVNVALQTAVADLVRGDLEAAFKLTVKQERSSAISAARDKAVTALVSDDADSFTAAEVTAEVGRISSDIVRSQIINGQPRIDGRDTTTVRPIVSRVGVLKRTHGSALFTRGETQALVVATLGTERDAQIIDALAGEYKENFMLHYNFPPYSVGETGRVGSPKRREIGHGNLAKRGVSAVLPDMAEYPYTIRVVSEITESNGSSSMASVCGSSLALMDAGVPLKAPVAGIAMGLIKEGDKYAVLTDILGDEDHLGDMDFKVAGTKDGITALQMDIKIDGITKEIMETALSQAKVARLHILDEMNSVISESRESISEFAPRITTIRINPDKIRDVIGKGGVTIRAITEETGAIIEIEDSGEVRISAVNNDQAEAAKKCIEEITSDIEIGSVYEAPVVRIMDFGAFVNLRPGQDGMVHVSQIPSEERISNVGDYLSVGQVVKVKVLEIDRQGRIRLTMKDVE, translated from the coding sequence ATGAAATTAGAACCAATCGTTCAAGAATTTATTTATGGTGGTCGTAAGGTTACGATCGAAACTGCTGAAATTGCACGTCAAGCAACAGCAGCTGTAATGGTTGATATTGAAGGTACAACAGTGTTTGTATCTGTTGTTGCATCAAAAAATGCAGACCCAAGCCGTGATTTCTTTCCATTAACAGTGGATTATCAAGAAAAAACATACGCAGCAGGTAAAATTCCTGGTGGTTTCTTCCGCCGTGAAGGTCGTCCTTCTGAATTAGAGATTTTAACATCTCGTTTAATTGACCGTCCTGTACGTCCACTTTTCCACGAATCATTTACGAATGAAGTGCAAATCGTGGCAACCGTTGTTTCCATTAACCCAGAAGTTAGTGCAGATATCGTGGCATTAATCGGGGCATCAGCAGCGCTGTCAATTGCAAACTTACCATTTAATGGTCCTTTAGGAGCTGCGCGTGTGGGTTATAAAGATGGTCAATACATCATTAACCCAACAAAAACTGAGCTTGAAACATCTGATCTTGATTTAGTGGTTGCAGGTACTGAAGGCGCGGTCTTAATGGTTGAGTCAGAAGCAAACCTTCTCTCTGAAGATGTGATGCTTGGTGCTGTGATGTTTGGTCATAGCGAATTCCAAGTTGTGATCAACAACATTAAAGAATTAGCGGCAAAAGTGGGTAATGAAGCATTCCCATTTGAAGCGCCTGAAGTAAATGTCGCCCTTCAAACGGCAGTTGCAGATTTAGTACGTGGCGATTTAGAAGCTGCATTTAAATTAACGGTTAAACAAGAGCGTAGCAGTGCAATTAGCGCAGCGCGTGATAAGGCGGTAACAGCATTAGTTTCTGATGACGCTGATAGCTTTACAGCAGCAGAAGTCACAGCAGAAGTTGGCCGTATTAGCTCAGATATCGTTCGTAGCCAGATCATTAATGGTCAGCCACGTATTGATGGTCGTGATACAACGACTGTTCGTCCAATTGTTTCACGTGTTGGTGTTTTAAAACGTACACACGGTTCAGCCCTTTTCACGCGTGGTGAAACGCAAGCATTAGTAGTTGCAACGCTTGGTACTGAGCGTGATGCACAGATTATTGATGCACTTGCTGGGGAATATAAAGAGAACTTTATGCTTCACTATAACTTCCCTCCATATTCAGTAGGGGAAACAGGTCGTGTAGGTTCACCAAAACGTCGTGAAATCGGTCATGGTAACCTTGCTAAACGTGGTGTTTCGGCGGTTCTTCCTGATATGGCAGAATATCCATATACAATCCGCGTGGTTTCAGAGATTACGGAATCAAATGGTTCAAGCTCAATGGCATCCGTTTGTGGAAGTTCACTTGCATTAATGGATGCAGGTGTACCGCTTAAAGCCCCTGTTGCGGGTATTGCGATGGGTCTTATCAAAGAAGGCGATAAATACGCAGTATTAACAGATATTTTAGGTGATGAAGATCACTTAGGAGATATGGACTTTAAAGTTGCAGGTACTAAAGATGGTATTACTGCCCTTCAAATGGATATCAAAATTGATGGTATTACGAAAGAGATTATGGAAACTGCACTTTCACAAGCAAAAGTAGCAAGACTTCATATTCTCGATGAGATGAACTCAGTCATCAGCGAATCACGTGAATCAATTTCTGAATTTGCACCACGTATTACCACAATTCGCATCAATCCAGATAAGATTCGTGATGTTATCGGTAAAGGCGGCGTAACAATCCGCGCAATTACTGAGGAAACTGGTGCGATTATCGAGATTGAAGATAGTGGTGAAGTTCGTATTTCTGCTGTAAATAACGATCAAGCGGAAGCTGCGAAAAAATGTATCGAAGAGATCACTTCAGACATTGAGATTGGTTCAGTGTACGAAGCGCCAGTTGTTCGTATTATGGACTTTGGTGCATTTGTGAACTTACGTCCAGGTCAAGATGGAATGGTACACGTATCGCAAATCCCATCAGAAGAGCGTATCTCTAACGTTGGCGATTACTTAAGTGTTGGTCAAGTTGTGAAAGTAAAAGTACTTGAAATTGACCGCCAAGGCCGTATTCGTTTAACCATGAAAGATGTTGAGTAA